Genomic DNA from Pygocentrus nattereri isolate fPygNat1 chromosome 11, fPygNat1.pri, whole genome shotgun sequence:
GGACACATTCGATTcatcactctttttttttaattttagcacAAAATTAGGTTACATTATCTAAATCTAACACCTCTAACATATGCATGCAGTATGAGTTAGTTTCTGTCTTAAGGCAGAATAAGGGTTCTCTgaagcatcactgaatgtagcTAAACATCAACACAAAATATCCTTGATTAAACTAAACATGGAGCTTGTATGACATGCTATGGATTATCTCTGGTTTACTTAAACTTAGATATGGCATTGTTATGACAATTTTACTGCACGATTTCTATTCATGTCCTGAGTTTAacaatttggaaaaaataaaacacaaaataaaataaaatgtgctgtaactttgCACAGTCTGcacttatgttttatttttgcctaaTATGCCaacttcagcaaacaaacagcagctgtgcattaaaatgtgcagacttTTTCACCTAGAAATTCAACAGAACTGTAATTCAAAATGTAATTCAACCAGAGACaaaaaaacctttgcatacaactgcgcTTCAGACTTCTCAAACTCAAGATAAAGATACTAAAAGGGCTCTTTGGAGTGATCCCATAGCAGGGCCACTTTTAGTTccttaaataatgttttaatatatGGTTCTTTGTTAAAGGTtaaaagaacctccacataatttAAGGGTTCTAAAGGCAATTTATTTTTCTAGAACCATACACTAATGACAAGGGCCAAGTTGGAGCTTTTATTAGTGTAGTGTGTCGTGCTTTTTGTTATAACTttgcattttttactgtttgtatatttgtatatatgtgtacacacagagagagagagagagagagagagagagagagagagagagagaggcagacaaagagagagagagagagagagaggcagacaaagtgtgtgagagagagagaggccctGACTGAGAGTTACCCTCTGGCCCTGCAGCTCGCTCTCCACACTCTGGTCAgcagagtgtgtctgagtgccGCGCAGCCCCGGATGTACAGGAACGGAGTGAGAACCGCGTTGAGGCGCGGCAGCACGCGCAGCGGGTCAGTGCCCTCGTTGCGGAAAGTGTAGCACGTGGCGCCCGTGAAGTTGCACACGATGACGTGAAGGAAGATGGGCAGCCACGCGATGAGGAAGCACACGGCCACTACCACGATCAGGTAGATGGAGGCGCGCTTGGTCTCGCGCTCGGCGCTGGGGGGCTCGCGCTCCAGCTGGTACTTGGCGATAAAGAAGAGCCTGACGTTGAGGCCGATCATAATGACCACTGTGAAGATGTTGCTGACGAACGTACCGATGCTCGTGACTGACTTGGCGACGCCCACCGTCACCAGGTTGTTGACGGCCACGATGACGAAGGCGTAAAACCAGTACGCGGAGACGACGGCCAACGTGCGCCCGCGGGTCATGCGCTGCGCGTAGGTGAAGGGTGCGGCCACCGCGTGGTAGCGGTCAGCCTGCGCGGCCAGGATGGCCATGTAGGACAGGCCCAGGAAGGTGGGCGCGATGTAGAATGTGCGCGTGGGCGAGTCGTAGCTGTCGCGCACGTCCAGCACGCCGCAGTAGTAGTAGGACACCCCGGAGCACACGTCGCTCAGGCACGTG
This window encodes:
- the LOC108428358 gene encoding melanocortin receptor 4-like, which translates into the protein MSVLEEYSGPQRCFDSQTRGSRTVWRDHTAFLKVPPSHRLTALPLLTVRPILPHGFSPVPAKLTNSTPFRSMGLGPVLPLTSLENVLFLLFSVLLATAIVFLNASVFASILLNRSLREENRCMYMLSTCLSDVCSGVSYYYCGVLDVRDSYDSPTRTFYIAPTFLGLSYMAILAAQADRYHAVAAPFTYAQRMTRGRTLAVVSAYWFYAFVIVAVNNLVTVGVAKSVTSIGTFVSNIFTVVIMIGLNVRLFFIAKYQLEREPPSAERETKRASIYLIVVVAVCFLIAWLPIFLHVIVCNFTGATCYTFRNEGTDPLRVLPRLNAVLTPFLYIRGCAALRHTLLTRVWRASCRARGVNPVGGQKSIVPSGQAVFMVSKT